One Drosophila subpulchrella strain 33 F10 #4 breed RU33 chromosome 2R, RU_Dsub_v1.1 Primary Assembly, whole genome shotgun sequence genomic window, acaataaatatttaaacagcCCTAATTTATGGTTCGAcaaaagttaattaaaaaatcagCCGAGGCGTTTTCGCTTGGGCCACAAATCATCCAAAGTGTCACTTAAGTTATGGAGGAGGGACGCTCTCCAGGGACAGTAAGATGGAAAATCAAATACCAATAAAGCAAGCTCCTGACAAATTAGTATGCACAACAGGTTAAAAATTGACAAACGCCAGTCGAAGGCAGCTGCAAAGAGCAGAAAAAAAGCAACAGGAAAAATGCCAAATATAGAgggtataaaataataaaagccataaataaactttaaattggttttttctaGATAGGAAGCGAGGTACGAGGCACAGAGCGAAATAAATTAGCAGTCCGTCGAGCGGAGACTGTTGGACTATGAAAAGAAGGATCTGCCAACGAGCCGCGAATTAATGCTTCCTCCCAGCAATATTAGATAACGAAACCCGAGACCCGAGACCCGAACATATGGAGGGGCGATCTTTCGCCCGAAAAAAGAAACTCGGGAGCCAATGAGACGTAAACAAGAACGGCAGTCAGAACAATTACACGAAAACAAAGAGCAGTCAAAAGGCCAAAACAAGCCAAAAAagaacaagaaaataaaaagaggGAAAACATTTCTGGCCAGGTTTGTTGATTGTACGGATATGTGGTGGAAGGCATGCTGGGCCTGGCCTCTAAATGACCGGCTTGGAAACGAGTCACAAGTGGCGACGGGGCAGGGGACTGGGGAGCGGGTAGCGGGTAGCGGGGCCCCAAAAGGGTCTGGGCCATGATTTGGGCCTGGGCCCGGGTCTGAGCCCGGTCTCGTCTCTTAACGATGTGCATGTTTATGCGCTGCTCTGCTGCGTTGCAGGCAACGCACGAACGCCCAGACATTTAAAGCAGTCGAGGCAACAACACGGCCGGCAGACCGAGCCACCAACAACTCCGGCAGGAAGGCAGACGACGGCAGCGGGAGCGGACGAAGGGCCCGGTTAGGAGCTTGTTAGCAGGGGAGACACGGCCAAGATGCTGCCTGGCGATGGGCAACTTCAGCGAGTCGCCAACTATCGATTATCAAGAAAGTTTTCTAAGACTGTTATATATTTACTCTGCCTAAAAAGTTTTGAAAACTTGTATTATTTCCTAAAGTCACCCTAATTTGTTTTAAGTTTTAGAAGACTGAGAAAATATTTGTGGTGTTTTAAGGGTTAAgggaaacaatattttttacaattcttccaaaatgtataattttaaGGTATAAACTAATCAAAATGATTTCATTTAGGTTTGTCGTTTTCCTTTGTTTAAGACCATCTGAAAGTTAGGATAGTACTTTTTCTCtgacattttattattaaaaacaaacccTTATGCTTCAGCAAATGGCTGCGGTAACATGAAATGGCTTTTAAATCAAGTGATTTATCAGTTTAAACACATTTCAAATAAAACTCTCTATGACTAACCAAGATAATTTTTTGGAATCTGTGACTTCAGTTGTCACTGGGATCTTAAAGACTCACATATCGCCCATCTCTAAATGTTCCCGGAGTCGAGTccccttgtttttatttcggTCTCTCGTTCAGTTCGTTAGTTGGCCAAAGCCAACGGCTATGTTAAGTGGCCCatacacacagatacacacgtACACAGGCGCGCAGGAAAACAGGGTTGCCTGCGCGCCTGTAGATATGCAAATTGGTATAGAAATTTAATTACTTGCTGACATGTTTTGGGCCTTTAAATTGGCAACTTGTTGGGTAAATTATAGTCGTATAATTTTATCAGCACTTACTGCGCAAGCAGCTGTTGAGACGCTTGGTTTTTCTAAATGGCTTTTCTAAAACTGACACTCTAGAAAAATAACAAGTCAGTAAATGTTTCTATCATggctataataaaaaaattcttttgtCGTTTCTCAATTGCCACAGGAGTACTTGTGATAGGAACTTCCTACGTTATAATTGATTTTCTTCGCCTAATTTATCACCTGTTAATCTTCTTTTTTCCAGGACCGATCTGTAAGAGCGCAACATTATTATCTagtaatatattttgaaaacgTTCCCCTCAGTTATGCATTGGTATTATGCAGATTCCCAAAGTGGGGACGCTATTCACGAGTTAATAACCGATACCATGATGAAAAATCGAGTTCAGGCGACGTTGATTCTCGTAGTAGACCTTTTGACAGACATCGCACTGCTTTTGAGTGTGAAGGTGAGTAGGTGAAGAAACGGAATGATATTCTAATCCGAAATTGCAGTCCGGCCTAATAACAGTAGCGATTTGGTTGGGAAAGTCGATTTTTATGGCGATTGTTTACTTGATCGTTATCCTGGCCCTAATCTTTGCCTATGACCACACGGTTTTGTCGTTGATTTTCATGCCGATATTAGGTACAAAACTAGCCGTGAGCTGTTGGATtccaaataacattttttcccCAAGCAATAGAAGTCTATTTCCTACTGATTGTGGCCATGCATTTTGTGCAACTCCGTCGATCCAGCGACTTAAATGATGAAAACCCTAATGAATCGGCCGTCTAAATTCTAGATAGTTTTATGGGCTATTAAAGAATCTCTCGAAAAATAAACACTCGTAAAATTAATGATTTGCCATGTGAACAACTCGTTTAAACTTTCAACCAGAAGAGCAGGGAATCCAGATGGAGGACCAGCTGGGAATGCCTTTAGCCTATCGATGTTTCCCTTTCGCAATTAACATTTGTGGAACACACGTAATTACAAGATTACGATAAGTGATAAGCGGGCCGGCCGAACCGAAGGATGAAGAAGATGGCCAAAAGCAGTTGGACAGGTCGCGCTGCccttgttgttgcttttgcgGCTGTTGCATATTTGCATATGCAGAGCGCGCTGGATATGGCAGCCAATTTGCTGGTAATGCCAAAACCGATTACGCATTTGCACAGAGAGCGAAATGTTATATGTAGGGAAATTGTGAACATGATATAGGGATGTCTGGTAAAAAGTACGCTTCCTAGAAAAAGCTGTGCCctggatttattttattaaaatcgattATAGATTTGTATCTTTCTCTTTTAAAAGTAACCATTTTCATGAATATACCATTTCCAAACGGTCAACACAAGTTAAATTTGTAGTTCCATATGGGTTCAAGGATAGGCAACCTATTATAGCATCAGTGTCCAATTTCAGACctacacacagaaaaaaacgAAACAATACCCGATTGATATTGTCTCCTCAATTTTCACATATCACCTTTtacatatcaaaataatacGAATTCATATCAGCATGATACGAATTCATATCAACATTTCTAATTGATATGATTTTGCatcatattaatatatattcgtattaatttgatatgtttttcatatcaatcgtaacatcgaaaagtcttcgaaaaaaaagtatgactgtgctttcgtattttttgtgtatttatggTATTAAGTATGGtacaaaagatattttttgacAGAATTGCCGCGGCCACTCTAACATTCGACGAAAAGTGAAAGTGTACAAGGTGAAACATTTACATATgttgtttctttatttttgcaaATGGTAAGTTAAGTATCtcattttcaattgtactTGATGTTTGtctaattctaaaatatttatttcttggaCACTTTAACGTGCGCTTGGGCGGATGACAACACATACTGCACTACACAAAGTCAAATGGCTGGCCAAGATGCTGAACTGGGCAAGTTGGCGTTCACCACTTCGCTGGAAAGCTTCTATCGAGGACAGAAGAAGGACTTCCTGGCGCTGATGCAAAGCTACAGGAGGCATCCGAGTACAGAGTGATCGGTCATTTATTGCTAAGTCCtggaataatttttataattgatccgaaatatataaaaaataaatatttacagcgATCTTATgggttttcaatatttatttgtttataagattcaaaaaagtaaaaacaaaagtgattaatattgatattacaAACATATCAATCTGATATGAAAGTATATCAGTTTGAAatgaaagcatatcagtttgatatgaaagcatatcagttGGATATTACAAAATACCACAATTTGGTCACAACTTTGATATGTGCGCATATCAATCTGgtatgaaaaataccaaattgacatgttcgaaaatatcaatgtcatatgttcgaaaatatgaatatgataTGGCAACATAAGGGATCAAAATTGACATGAAAAAATACCCGATTGATGaccagttttggtatttttttttctctgtgtattaATGATCCTTTCCTAATGTTTTTCCCAGTGCAAACACACAATCAAGGCGCATACATTTCCACCCATCACAGAGGTCAGTGCCAGGCCAAACCGCCCACACAAATCTGCGGCCAGAGGAGGGCGGCGCGTTGATGAGGATGATgggatgatgatgataatgatgttgatgccgctgctgctgccgcacTGCAAGTTGCAACCAATCTGCCGGCCAACACAGATACGTTACACTAACGCACACACTCACTCCGGACAGACCACACCACAACATTATTGTTTAAATTGCAAAGTGATACATTTGTGCCGGCGGACCGAGAGTTTGCCTTTGGTTTTAGCAGTTTGCATACGGAATGCAGATGGGTCCCAGGATGATTGGGTTAGTTAAAGCCCAATTGTGTTTGCCATGCGTTCGGGCGTTTTATGGTTCTGGTTTCCAGCAGCAGCCcaaatttaaaatagttttggTCGCCATTTATACTATGTATAGGTACTTTATATAATGTTGGTATGAACCTATAGTAATTCGGAATAGGAATAGTTCCACCGGCTTAGGAATGTATAATTTAAGATAATTCGGTAATTATTCCCAGTGGCAATTAAGACAGGCGAATCTTACATTTAAGAACACCATTTCTAACAATTCCTAGGGCGTAATTCTGACATGTATTTTCATAGACAATTTAGTCAACGGATTTTAAATTTGAGATTTCCCTTTTAAACAATTTAGTCAATAGTTCACGTAATTTATACCCAACTGACTGACAGTTTCAAGGCTCTCCAATTACTTTTGCCAAGCTGACAACTGACATACATCAGTAttttatgcatttttaattGGATAATTTGCAAATAGTAGCGGGTAATAGTCCCTGGACAAATCCCGAGAAGAAAGACAAAGTGTCGCGAGTGTTGACAGGCGTTCTAAGCCAATGTCAGTGCTGGTGGAAAGTGGAAAGTGGGACTGGTGCACACATAAATGAAATCAAAATCAATGTCAACAACAGTGAAATGTCGAGTGTCCCGCGGGGACGCAAAAGCTGCCAGGATGGCAGGCTGGCAGGCTGGCAGGATGTCGTCAGTGGGCGGTGGATGTGGCGTCAAAGGCGCCGTCGCCTTTGAAGTACTCCCATTACTACTAAACTGGCGTACTACGGCGTAGTAAATAGAAGCTAAAGCAAATAGCGTCGAGCTCTGACGCAAAAGGACGAAAAAGGGGATCCCCCACACGGAGTGACAGCGGCAAAAACGTCAGTAGCTGCAAAAAAGAACAAGGTTTAAAGGAGTGGGTGGTCGGGTGTTATGGCAGTGGGGGCTTTTCGAGGAGAGCGAGAAAGCGGAGCAAATCAACGCAGGCAAAAAACACTTTGTGCGCGCGTCAAAGTGTTAAAGAAAGTAAGCgcccacccaaccacccaaccacccacacAACCCACACACAGCGAAAGAGAGGAAGAGTCAGGAAAGATGGAGATGGTTTTTCCCGGAGCTTTGTGTACATATTTGATGCGCTTTTTTTTCCACCCGGCTCGACAAATTTAAGTTTCGGGCTTCCTTTTCGGGGCGGCGCCACTTGCTTTGTGGGCGCCCCAATGCATGCTGGAGTACTC contains:
- the LOC119549129 gene encoding uncharacterized protein LOC119549129 produces the protein MAIIKKFFCRFSIATGVLVIGTSYVIIDFLRLIYHLLIFFFPGPIFMHWYYADSQSGDAIHELITDTMMKNRVQATLILVVDLLTDIALLLSVKSGLITVAIWLGKSIFMAIVYLIVILALIFAYDHTVLSLIFMPILAIEVYFLLIVAMHFVQLRRSSDLNDENPNESAV